The Primulina huaijiensis isolate GDHJ02 chromosome 6, ASM1229523v2, whole genome shotgun sequence genomic sequence TGCACTCGATGTGTGGTCTTTGTGCATGTTTGTTTTCCCTTCGATTGTATTTGGGAGTTTTTGAGAAGAATACATTGAAACGATCAGTTATCAGTCATGAGAGGAATTATGAAGATTAGTTGGCGGTCTTGATGTTATATCCCATAATTATCCCTTTGAATCTTCTGAATGCCTGAGTTGCAAGGTGGCTCGATTTTGTTTGAATTTTCTGATTTTCCAACATTTACTTGTTTTCACTTTTCTAGCATAGCGTCATGGTTTTTGTTCggtaaacattttttttcttctgatATCTAATGTGTGATTAATAATCTGACTTGATTATAATCTTACATTCAGTGGTATGCTTGTCCAAGATCCATCGAAAGGCCATGATGTGGACTCTATATTTGACCAAGCTAGGCAGGTGGGTGCAGTGGCAGGATCCGTGGAAAATCTTCAACCTTCTTCAAGTTCGAGAAGCTTTACTGGGACAGGAAGATCACTTTCAGGCGAAACTGTTCAGACTGGGCCTCAGCAGCCGGAGTCAATTGTTCACGACATTGTTTTCTGGAGAAATGGTTTCACTGTTAATGATGGCCCTTTGAGGAGGTTGAATGACCCTGAAAATGCTCCTTTTCTGGAGGTAACAAGAAATGTagataaaattggtttttgATGTAAAAGAATCAGATCAAAAGAGGAATTTTTTagctatattttttttgtttgtttccgCATCCTCTATTTCTTCCCTTTGTTTTTCATAAATACGTTTTGAGAATATTTTTATCCCTTCACTGAATATAAAATAGGCGCTATTAATCCACTAAATTCCTGATGTTATGTTTGTAAATTGATGGCCTATTGATGGTTTTGACGGTGTCAAGTAATTGATGTCGCAGAGTATCAGAAAATCTGAGTGCCCTAAAGAGCTGGAACCTGCTGACAGGAGATCCTCTGTTCATGTTAATCTCACAAGGAGAGAAGAGAACCGCCCTGTGAGTCCAAACTTGACTCGTTTTTTTGTGTTCCCTTGGCTCTAATACTCTTTTTGGTTGACAAGCACGAGTTGTTTGTTTATGTCTTTCTTTAAGAAAGATTTGTCTCTTATCAGTTTAAATGTAGGTGCAACTGTGCAAGCAAGAAAGTAAAATGATCAAAGGCCTTCAGATgtaatgaaaaaattataaaaattatataacttCAATCACACTATGTTATTGGTTGGCTGTCATCTGGAAAAGGCATGCAATATCAAAGACTACCTGACCCTCTCCTTCTTTTGATTGCTATGTTGCAAATCATGGGAGCCCTATCATTATCGAGTAGGCAAATGCCTATACTTTTCAAGTCTTATGTATTTAGTTATTCTGTCTTATATGAAAGCTTCTTCAGAATAGAAACTTTTTCCCGATTCTGTTCGATCTTGGTTTATTACATTTAGAAAAAACTCCGTGTCTACTACTGAAGAAAACTCCATTTCAGAACCCTTTGTGGTATAACTGAACATGAATGAGTGTGCATTTCGATGACTTTCCTACACTTAAGTTGCATTTGAATGCTTTTTCTCCACCCTGAAGTGCAATGCATGCGGTCCTCAGAAAGCTAATTAATTGAGGTGGAGTTGTGACAGTTAAGAAGTGGATTTATCAAGTTGAGGAAGTAATAATGTGTGTAGTTAAAGTACAGAACTTAATTCAAGTAAAAGGCactttttttcttcacattgtCCTCTGCTCATACCTTTGTGTTTTATCTCAAACTTTGTATTGTTTCGTGACTCTGAAGCCATTTTACATTCAAATATTTGTGATGTGTGTGATGATGTGCATGTAACATTCATTTGAGAAAAGTTATGTAACATTTCTTTTGGTACTTGCAGGAAGTAGAGGCACCACGTGTTCCATTTCAAGGTGTCGGAAGAACTCTAGGTAGTAACTCTGTGACTGAACCAGTTCCCGAGACAACGGGACCTGCTACC encodes the following:
- the LOC140978134 gene encoding plant UBX domain-containing protein 4-like yields the protein MSSSRDKKPSSSRAGGIRTLSDLNRSSAHDSDSDSDDPQEYYTGGEKSGMLVQDPSKGHDVDSIFDQARQVGAVAGSVENLQPSSSSRSFTGTGRSLSGETVQTGPQQPESIVHDIVFWRNGFTVNDGPLRRLNDPENAPFLESIRKSECPKELEPADRRSSVHVNLTRREENRPEVEAPRVPFQGVGRTLGSNSVTEPVPETTGPATLHGAPSPSPGLVVDRSQPSTAIQLRLADGTRMVARFNHHHTIADIRSFIDASRTGGSRTYQLQSVGFPPKILSDHSQTIEQAGLLNSVVIQKL